A genomic segment from Bradysia coprophila strain Holo2 chromosome III, BU_Bcop_v1, whole genome shotgun sequence encodes:
- the LOC119074854 gene encoding pre-mRNA-splicing factor ISY1 homolog, giving the protein MARNAEKAMTTLARWRAAKEAETGDKDRRPYLASECNDVSKCEKWRLEIIREISKKVAQIQNAGLGEFRIRDLNDEINKLLREKRHWENQISALGGPHYRRYGPKMFDAEGREVPGNRGYKYFGAAKDLPGVRELFEQEPAPPIKKTRVELMKNIDADYYGYRDDDDDGILIQLEEKAERAAVLKAIEEWNEKRSTEEPNDEDDIYNTDPKDNAESNLSKERMEADPMELLGPRFTAHVPIPTQQDIESALLRKKKQELLDKYTN; this is encoded by the exons ATGGCTAGAAATGCGGAAAAGGCTAT GACCACATTAGCCCGTTGGCGTGCTGCAAAGGAAGCTGAAACGGGAGACAAAGATAGACGGCCATATCTAGCATCTGAATGCAATGACGTCTCCAAATGTGAAAAGTGGCGCCTGGAAATTATCCGCGAGATTTCGAAAAAAGTGGCTCAAATTCAGAATG CCGGATTGGGTGAATTTCGGATACGAGACCTAAATGACGAAATCAACAAATTGCTTCGTGAGAAACGGCATTGGGAAAATCAAATATCAGCGCTTGGTGGACCGCATTATCGGCGTTACGGACCGAAAATGTTCGATGCTGAAGGACGTGAAGTGCCAGGAAATCGCGGCTATAAGTATTTCGGTGCAGCGAAAGATTTACCTG GCGTGCGAGAACTCTTTGAACAAGAACCAGCTCCACCGATCAAAAAGACAAGGGTCGAATTGATGAAAAACATTGACGCCGATTATTACGGTTATCGTGACGACGACGATGACGGAATTCTGATTCAGTTAGAAGAAAAAGCTGAACGGGCAGCTGTGTTAAAGGCGATCGAAGAGTGGAACGAGAAACGCAGCACAGAAGAGCCGAATGACGAGGATGATATCTACAACACTGACCCTAAA GATAATGCTGAAAGTAATTTGTCTAAGGAACGAATGGAAGCTGATCCAATGGAACTACTAGGTCCACGTTTCACGGCGCACGTACCGATTCCTACGCAACAGGATATAGAGTCTGCTTTGTTGAGGAAGAAAAAACAAGAACTTTTAGACAAATACACGAACTAA
- the LOC119074863 gene encoding thioredoxin domain-containing protein 17-like, translated as MAQQHKVHGYDDLIDCINRIKSDNKPINIYFTGSKDDTGKSWCPDCVEALPFVDKALTSSDPNTHFIYCDVGDRPFWKDMKNVFRLDKKTHLSVIPTLIRWDGPQRLEGEQLLNPELLSMFFSEE; from the exons ATGGCCCAACAACATAAAGTTCATGGTTACGACGATCTAATAGATTGTATCAATCGTATAAAAAGTGATAATAAGCCGATAAACATTTACTTCACGGGCTCTAAAGATGACACTGGAAAGAGTTGGTGCCCTGATTGTGTCGAAG CTCTACCATTTGTTGACAAGGCGTTGACTTCTTCTGATCCGAATACACATTTTATCTATTGTGATGTCGGTGATAGGCCATT ctGGAAGGATATGAAGAACGTATTCCGACTTGATAAGAAAACTCATCTGTCCGTCATACCAACGTTGATCCGATGGGATG GTCCTCAACGCTTAGAAGGAGAACAGCTGCTGAATCCTGAATTACTTTCGATGTTTTTCAGTgaagaataa
- the LOC119074844 gene encoding JNK1/MAPK8-associated membrane protein-like — MADKCPGIYCGRLKLENDTWSDCGACPRGYQVDESRCIPCTDTPTQYDWLYLGFMALMPLIGSWFFIDMVSKEQSFTKGQLILHFSALMEVVVSAIVTLFIYEPVFSFVIHSCQVKKLSDWYTLFHNPSPNYGEKLYCTQEAVFPLQTMVLVFYLLCIVSMMMIRPCLNKIFLKKGKTAIYCSLYFIPVLSLLHTVAGGLIYYSFPYLSVIISMISNAVHFSLKLDQSMKSLVLSSVKEMKNTVVIVGHWLLLAYGIISLDQHLAFLAFVPFPAIFYIITVKFTDPGEFHIREERSS; from the exons ATGGCAGATAAATGCCCTGGAATCTATTGTGGACGCTTGAAACTAGAGAATGATACTTGGAGCGACTGTGGTGCGTGTCCACGCGGCTACCAAGTCGATGAGAGTCGATGTATTCCGTGTACAGACACTCCGACTCAATACGATTGGTTGTATTTGGGATTCATGGCTTTGATGCCTTTGATAGGCTCATGGTTCTTCATTGATATGGTGTCGAAGGAACAATC ATTCACAAAAGGGCAATTGATTTTACACTTCAGTGCTCTAATGGAAGTGGTTGTTTCAGCGATTGTTACGTTGTTCATCTATGAGCCAGTCTTTTCGTTTGTCATACACTCATGCCAGGTGAAGAAATTGTCAGACTGGTACACGTTGTTTCACAATCCTAGTCCGAATTACGGAGAAAAGTTGTATTGCACACAAGAAGCCGTTTTCCCATT GCAAACAATGGTGTTAGTGTTCTACCTGCTATGCATTGTTTCCATGATGATGATTCGACCatgtttgaacaaaatatttctcaaaaaaggaaaaactgcTATTTACTGTTCACTTTACTTCATACCAGTACTGTCTTTACTCCATACCGTCGCTGGAGGTCTGATTT ATTATTCCTTTCCATATTTGAGTGTTATTATCTCAATGATATCAAACGCGGTTCATTTCTCTCTCAAATTGGATCAGAGTATGAAATCGTTGGTTTTATCGTCGGTaaaggaaatgaaaaatacTGTCGTCATAG TCGGACATTGGTTGCTTCTAGCCTATGGAATCATTTCATTGGATCAACATCTTGCCTTTCTAGCATTCGTGCCATTTCCAGCAATCTTTTATATCATCACCGTTAAGTTTACCGACCCTGGCGAATTTCACATTCGAGAAGAGCGTAGTAGTTAG
- the LOC119074840 gene encoding protein peste-like, which translates to MKVVKEITLRIAFNVCGLVLIVFGIVFTIIWPSIFDDIMATEMQLTPTSLSFEAWKQPPINLSLDIYMFNWTNHEDYKNHSTQPHFMQLGPYRFTEKPDKVDIKFNPENSTVTYRRLSMFHFDAAGSNGSLDDIVTTVNLVALSAAQKGKFADIFKTKSISLGLSMHDQKIHVTKSVGELLFEGYEDKMMSLARKISFLDGEKIPFDRVGWFYQRNNSADLTGWYNAHTGVDDISQIGVLKNWNFKDTSGAFEGNCGLIHGSAGEFFAPKQSRYSTISIFTPDMCRSIPLDYEKDVDVRGLLGYKFIGGKRSVDNGSLYPENKCYAPGEGSCSGVLNISSCRFGVPVFMSYPHFYGADPYFIKQIDGMNPDEGKHQFYITLEPSTGMALDVAARLQINLLITPSPTIGMYKNVPKHFMPILWFEQRVTVSPEIVAKIRLATGIPCIGQVGSLTVLAIGVIMVLWLPIHRFLCKRVTGKVHSNGRMTDDRVIICEELDKENKLEDRPLLMTKEILNKSV; encoded by the exons ATGAAAGTCGTTAAAGAAATCACGTTGAGGATCGCATTTAATGTCTGTGGCTTAGTACTAATAGTATTCGGTATAGTGTTTACAATAATTTGGCCCAGTATCTTTGACGATATAATGGCAACAGAAATGCAACTTACACCAACATCTCTCAGCTTTGAAGCTTGGAAGCAGCCGCCGATTAACTTAAGTCTGGATATTTATATGTTCAATTGGACAAATCACGAGGATTACAAAAATCATTCGACTCAACCGCATTTCATGCAATTAGGTCCATACAGATTCACCGAAAAACCGGATAAAGTggatataaaatttaatccgGAGAATTCAACAGTGACTTATCGTCGCTTAAGTATGTTTCATTTCGACGCGGCCGGTTCGAATGGCAGTTTGGATGACATTGTCACTACAGTAAATCTTGTGGCGCTGTCAGCCGCACAAAAAGGTAAATTTGCCGACATATTTAAGACAAAAAGTATCTCGCTAGGTCTGTCGATgcatgaccaaaaaattcacgTTACAAAATCCGTCGGTGAACTGTTATTCGAAGGCTACGAGGACAAAATGATGAGTCTTGCTAGGAAGATTTCCTTTTTGGATGGTGAAAAAATACCTTTTGACCGTGTTGGTTGGTTCTATCAGCGAAATAATTCGGCTGATTTAACCGGATGGTACAATGCACACACGGGTGTCGACGACATCAGTCAAATTGGTGtgttgaaaaattggaattttaaaGACACTAGTGGAGCGTTCGAAGGCAATTGTGGACTGATTCATGGCTCTGCTGGGGAATTTTTCGCACCAAAGCAATCTCGTTACagcacaatttcaatttttactccGGATATGTGTCGCAGTATTCCATTGGATTACGAGAAAGACGTCGACGTGCGCGGTTTGTTGGGATACAAGTTTATTGGTGGAAAAAGATCTGTTGATAATGGATCACTGTACCcggaaaataaatgttatgcTCCGGGCGAAGGATCCTGTTCCGGTGTTTTGAATATTAGCTCGTGTCGTTTCGGTGTCCCAGTTTTCATGTCTTATCCACATTTTTATGGAGCCGATCCTTActttattaaacaaattgaTGGAATGAATCCTGACGAAGGGAAACATCAATTTTATATTACTTTGGAACCA TCTACAGGAATGGCTCTAGATGTAGCTGCTAGACTTCAAATCAATTTACTCATTACCCCAAGTCCTACTATTGGAATGTACAAAAACGTTCCAAAACACTTTATGCCGATTCTTTGGTTCGAACAACGGGTAACTGTATCTCCGGAAATAGTGGCTAAAATCCGCTTGGCAACTGGTATTCCATGTATTGGTCAAGTCGGTTCACTAACTGTGTTAGCTATCGGTGTGATTATGGTGTTATGGCTTCCCATCCATCGCTTTTTGTGTAAACGAGTTACTGGTAAAGTGCACTCTAATGGCCGAATGACGGATGATCGTGTGATCATTTGTGAAGAATTagacaaagaaaataaactgGAAGACCGACCGTTATTGATGACGAAAGAGATACTCAACAAAAGTGTGTAA